A region of Clostridium acetobutylicum ATCC 824 DNA encodes the following proteins:
- a CDS encoding sensor histidine kinase: MSFIRYLKDNFRFILLYVLLGAFVSAFTYLDEKNRMLSSNIGYMIFVMFFILLIFLCVDYSIKNKHIKKLIANGEIKDKTPILPEPLEYKDEVYISIIEDLYKDYNERIVSLEKEFEDNNEFMTAWIHEIKTPIATAKLLLESGEIDSQLFMEEIEKIDDYVEKVLYYSRSDNFSKDYIISEVNISKLIKECIKSHSKIFIKKHIKLKLEIDERFNVETDKKWFLFILNQIISNALKYTNDMGNIIIKAFEDDNEKVVIIEDNGIGIKKEDLDRIFSKSFTGYNGRKENSKATGMGLYLSNKLAEKLGHNITIESKYNEGTKLYIHFPKWCDYYDVTKM; the protein is encoded by the coding sequence ATGAGTTTTATAAGATATCTAAAGGATAACTTCAGATTTATATTACTATATGTGCTTTTGGGTGCATTTGTTTCTGCATTTACATACTTAGACGAAAAAAATAGAATGCTTTCTTCTAATATAGGATATATGATTTTTGTAATGTTTTTTATACTTTTAATTTTTTTATGTGTTGATTATAGTATAAAGAATAAACATATAAAAAAGCTCATTGCAAATGGTGAAATAAAGGACAAAACACCAATTTTGCCAGAACCGTTGGAATACAAAGACGAAGTGTATATATCCATAATAGAGGATTTATATAAGGATTATAATGAAAGAATAGTAAGTCTTGAAAAAGAATTTGAAGATAATAATGAGTTTATGACAGCATGGATTCATGAAATAAAAACACCTATTGCAACTGCAAAGCTTTTGCTTGAAAGTGGGGAAATTGATAGTCAATTATTTATGGAAGAGATAGAAAAAATAGATGACTATGTTGAAAAGGTACTCTATTATTCTAGAAGTGATAATTTTTCAAAGGATTATATTATTTCAGAAGTAAACATAAGTAAACTAATAAAAGAATGTATAAAAAGCCATTCTAAGATATTTATAAAAAAACATATAAAATTAAAACTTGAAATAGACGAAAGATTTAATGTAGAGACGGACAAGAAGTGGTTTTTATTTATACTAAATCAGATTATTTCAAATGCCCTCAAATATACTAATGATATGGGAAATATAATAATAAAGGCTTTTGAGGATGACAATGAAAAGGTAGTTATTATAGAAGATAATGGTATAGGTATAAAGAAGGAAGATTTAGATAGGATATTCAGTAAATCTTTTACAGGATACAATGGAAGAAAAGAAAATTCTAAAGCTACAGGGATGGGACTATATTTGTCTAATAAACTTGCTGAAAAATTAGGACATAATATAACTATAGAATCTAAGTATAATGAAGGAACAAAGCTTTACATACACTTCCCTAAATGGTGTGATTATTATGATGTTACAAAAATGTAA
- a CDS encoding ABC transporter ATP-binding protein: protein MEVLRIENLRKVYGSKFGGVKYTALKDINLKVNKGEFVGIMGPSGSGKTTFLNVISTIDKPTAGNVIIDGKDIVKLREPGLSKFRREKLGFIFQDFNLLDNMTIKENIVLPLALAKTPYNVIQKRLEDISKKLGINEILNKHTYEVSGGQKQRAAAARAIITEPSLILADEPTGALDSKSSKELLNSLGYLNEKNEATILMVTHDAFAASYCKRVIFIKDGKLFNEIYKGDRDRKGFYESILKVLSVIGGEANDIM from the coding sequence ATGGAAGTCCTAAGAATAGAAAATTTAAGAAAGGTATATGGATCTAAGTTTGGGGGAGTTAAGTATACAGCACTTAAGGATATAAATCTAAAAGTAAATAAGGGAGAATTTGTTGGAATAATGGGACCGTCGGGATCAGGTAAAACTACATTTTTAAATGTAATATCTACCATAGACAAACCTACAGCAGGAAATGTTATTATTGACGGCAAGGATATAGTAAAGCTTAGAGAGCCCGGGTTATCGAAATTTAGAAGAGAAAAACTCGGATTTATATTTCAGGATTTTAACCTTCTTGATAACATGACAATTAAGGAAAATATAGTTTTACCTTTAGCATTAGCTAAAACACCATATAACGTGATACAAAAAAGACTAGAAGATATAAGCAAAAAACTAGGTATAAATGAAATACTTAATAAGCATACCTATGAAGTATCGGGAGGTCAAAAGCAAAGGGCAGCAGCGGCAAGAGCCATTATAACAGAACCGTCACTTATTTTAGCAGATGAACCTACAGGCGCTCTTGATTCTAAATCATCTAAAGAACTTTTAAATTCTTTAGGATATTTAAATGAAAAGAATGAAGCTACAATTTTAATGGTAACGCATGATGCCTTTGCAGCATCTTATTGCAAGAGAGTGATATTCATCAAGGATGGAAAATTATTCAATGAGATATATAAAGGTGATAGAGATAGAAAAGGTTTTTATGAAAGCATATTGAAAGTACTCTCAGTTATTGGAGGGGAAGCAAATGACATTATGTAA
- a CDS encoding FtsX-like permease family protein, with the protein MTLCKMALRNVKSNFRNFWAYFLSTSFSVFVIYIFIAIAYNKNVQDSLGTMKSVKIIFNMGTVLIIIFSTFFIWYSNSFLTKARKKEFATYMLLGMSKEQVAWLNFIENFIIMIVAFLTGIIFGVVFNKVFVMLLFALMRTAGRAVFQFSFKAFEISSIVFLVIFLIISLQSYLIICKSKLIDMFNAAKKIEKGLKISFITLVMSIIAVICIGYGYYIAIKKLGYKISLAPEAVLLISVGTILFFSAIIAVAIDLMKKNHRYIFKGPRLITVSQIHQRYRGNVGSLSVITITTTIALCALLFCFGGFSKAIENARNLSPLSVEYINGNSNVDNAFNNIVEKHKEVNIDHKVNMKFIVVSARLPFYNQDSNTFVINQSEFNKIRSYENFDGKVNLKDNECFYYQIQVFNGNPKDVIDKKAKFKFGSMDYSLRVKDTDDKCFISLDHSKNTIVVSDKVYNRMKKEGNNESFFNITGYKLKNDFKADKFVDELQEKMPKENSLTTFYEHYTSGMKLMGIMGFIGLFIGILFIMATGSIIYFKMYMESREDRKNFITLRKVGVSNNEITKSIAKELLVLFGAPFALATLNCYAASFSISKILDLKIIKTYIVIELAYLLIYSIYYFLTLKTYIRNIKE; encoded by the coding sequence ATGACATTATGTAAGATGGCATTAAGAAATGTAAAAAGCAACTTCAGGAACTTTTGGGCGTACTTTCTAAGCACATCCTTTAGTGTTTTTGTAATATATATATTTATAGCTATAGCCTATAACAAAAATGTTCAAGACAGCTTAGGTACTATGAAGTCTGTAAAAATTATATTTAATATGGGAACTGTTTTGATAATAATATTTTCTACATTTTTTATTTGGTACTCAAACTCATTTTTGACGAAAGCGAGAAAAAAAGAATTTGCAACGTATATGCTCCTTGGAATGTCAAAAGAGCAAGTAGCTTGGCTTAATTTTATTGAAAATTTTATTATAATGATAGTAGCTTTTTTAACCGGAATTATTTTTGGAGTTGTATTTAATAAGGTGTTTGTAATGCTTCTGTTTGCACTTATGAGAACTGCGGGTAGAGCAGTATTTCAATTTAGTTTTAAAGCCTTTGAGATATCATCTATAGTATTTTTAGTGATATTTTTAATAATAAGCTTACAAAGTTATCTTATTATATGTAAGAGTAAATTGATAGATATGTTTAATGCAGCCAAGAAAATAGAAAAAGGTTTGAAAATATCTTTTATAACTTTAGTAATGAGTATTATTGCAGTCATTTGTATAGGCTACGGATACTACATTGCAATCAAAAAACTAGGGTATAAAATATCTTTAGCACCAGAAGCTGTACTTCTTATTTCAGTTGGAACGATTTTATTTTTTTCGGCTATAATTGCAGTTGCTATAGATTTAATGAAAAAGAATCATAGATACATTTTTAAAGGTCCAAGACTTATAACAGTGTCTCAAATACATCAAAGGTATAGAGGAAATGTAGGAAGCTTAAGTGTAATAACAATAACAACTACAATTGCATTATGCGCACTTTTATTTTGCTTTGGTGGATTTTCTAAAGCCATAGAAAATGCTAGAAATTTAAGTCCTCTATCAGTAGAATATATTAACGGAAATTCAAATGTAGACAATGCTTTTAACAATATAGTAGAAAAACATAAAGAAGTGAATATTGATCACAAAGTTAATATGAAGTTCATTGTTGTAAGTGCAAGGCTACCATTTTATAATCAGGATTCCAACACGTTTGTAATAAATCAAAGTGAGTTCAATAAAATTAGAAGCTATGAGAATTTTGATGGAAAAGTGAATTTAAAAGACAATGAGTGTTTTTATTATCAAATTCAAGTATTCAATGGAAATCCTAAAGATGTAATTGATAAAAAGGCAAAATTCAAATTTGGAAGTATGGACTATAGTTTAAGAGTAAAGGATACTGATGATAAATGTTTTATATCATTAGATCATTCTAAAAATACTATTGTTGTAAGCGATAAGGTTTATAATAGAATGAAAAAGGAAGGCAATAATGAGAGTTTCTTTAATATCACAGGATACAAACTAAAAAATGATTTTAAGGCAGATAAGTTTGTAGATGAGCTTCAAGAGAAAATGCCTAAAGAAAACAGTTTAACTACATTTTATGAGCACTATACCAGTGGTATGAAGTTAATGGGCATAATGGGCTTTATAGGATTATTCATAGGGATACTTTTTATAATGGCAACAGGAAGTATAATATACTTCAAGATGTATATGGAATCAAGGGAAGATAGGAAAAACTTTATAACATTAAGAAAGGTTGGAGTAAGTAATAATGAAATAACAAAGTCAATAGCAAAAGAACTTTTAGTTTTGTTTGGGGCACCGTTTGCATTAGCAACTTTAAATTGTTATGCAGCATCATTTTCTATAAGCAAAATACTTGATCTTAAAATAATAAAAACATATATAGTCATTGAGTTGGCATATTTATTAATTTATAGTATATACTATTTCTTAACATTAAAAACTTATATAAGAAATATAAAAGAATAA